The DNA region TGGGAATAAGTGGACACCTCTCACAGAAACTGATAATATGCAGTACAACAAATACCATGCTGAATGTGAAACTGGGAAATATGGACAGTGATGTCACCTCTTACTATTCTGATTCAGTATATTAGGACTGCAGCTTTGGCCAATgcaaaaaagttaagaaaaataaatgaataaggattgtatagaaataaaaatgcactAATGGAAGATGTAATTGCATACATTTGAAATCCAGTGAAAGAGATGGCagatttattcatatttataagcTATGTTTCATAACAtataaaatgtattctttcattttcctccttGCCCAAATGCAACTCTCAATAATTCAGTGAATATAAACCCATtctatgtttttacatttttgctAAGAATGTATTTATGAGAATCTGAGAATAATCAATATTTGCTGCTTTATGCTTTATATTCATAATTATCATGCTATAATATGAATTAGGCGACTTGATTTTCACTGAACATTGTATCCCAGCACTCTCTCAATTACACAGATCTAGTCTATTATTTTTAACTCTGCCAGcttactattttatatttcttatttgaGGCTCTGATCTATAAGCACATGCAAGAGTTTCTCTGATCTATAAGCACATCTAGTAGAATTGCTGGGCATTTGCAATTTCAATAACTATTCCTAGTGGTTGTCTAAATTATGCAAGTCACACCATTGGATGTGCGTAAGAGTTGCTATTTCCTTACCTACTCTCAATCTTATTGTAGTAACAGATGGGAGATACTTTACAAAGTGAAGTAGATCTATCTGTTATATTACCTTGGGAAAAAGATGTACAAGATGTGCTTTATTATGAAAGTTAATTAGCATGACACAATTTgagttaaaaatatgaaataaatatgcaaaatattaCACAGTGTAGGACAAACCATATTAAACTCTTTACAATGATTACTTCAGGAATATGAACTTGGAGTGCAAGAATAAGAGCCTTAGCTTTTCCTTTACAACTTGAAATACTATATTACTTGAATGATTGTAACCAGAATGTATTGttttgttattaaatattttcaataaaaaaatggaaagaaataacaaaggTCACTCTACCATTGGTACTCTTTAACATAAATCTCACTTGGAGGCAACTCTGATATTTGGGAAGAAATGATTCTCCTCTTAGACTCAGACACTGTTGTGTGAGTGGGCTGCCCAGTATGGTGTGGACACCACCTGCCCAGATGTATATGACAGCCCTGGCAGGACCTGCTCCAACTGACAGAAAACTCTGAAACACTTGAGACATGATTCTAGATCCTACGGCTCAAAGTTATGAAAACCAGTTCAAAGTTGGTTCACAGATACCAGGCTTTCCCTCAGAAACCAGGTTAACACCATGGCATTCAGATATGCTCAACTGGATACTCTCAGATCTTGTGACATCTTGTTGCTCCACATCCACAGGTGACTGGGTCACAGCACTCTGGATTCCCCCAGGAAGCAGCTCTCATCTCAGGGGGTTGGTGAGGGCTGTACATGGGCTCCTCTCCCAGGGGCTCTTTAGAGTGCaacagctgggcctgcagctcCATCGGGAGTTCTTGCTTTAAAAGGAAAGGGTGGCTTCAGTGAACGGGCTGCCTTTGAGCTGTACAGAGCCCAGGCTGATGTTGGGGTGTTCTCCACAGTCACGGCTTTGGTGGGGCTAGCTGCAGGACATATGGCTGCTGCCATGGTTCCCAAGTAGACAGCTTTGCAGTGGCAGCCTTGGAGCCTCATCCAAAGGCTGCTATACTAGGGTCCTTCACAGTCTTGTACTTCTTGTTGAGTATCTTGCTTTTGAAAGGAAGATAGTATCTGGGGCAGGTACTGTGCAAGAACCTTTCTTTTGAAGCACAACTGGCTTCAGATTTGGTAGCTGCTGTTGCTTGGTGGTCATCTTGCTGCCTTTGTATTCATTGGTTTTGGGCTCCATAGTCTAGCCCAGCTTTCTCCACAATGAATTGCACATTCAGGGGCTATAATGCTGGTGGACACTGCTGCCTACAAGAAGAGATCAACAGCTCATGGAGCTTTCCTGAAGTTAGTACTTATGCACTGGCTCTGGAAAGGCCTTTGTCTTGGACTGCTGTATGGATGACTGGATAAACTATGGCTGTTCTTTCTGAAGCTTAGAAACAATATAATGGAGCCACTTTCTTGGTCCCAGAAGCAGACCTCTGCAGATCCCTCACCCCAAAGCTGCTGCATTTGGGATTTAGGTCACTCTGCAGCTCTTTGTGTATCTTTCCCAAGAGGCACTGACAGAAACCTGACCACTATTAGCTTGACAAATACTCATCCTGCTGCTGTGACTGAGAGAGGGTGTGTGCCTGCTGCCCTCAATCACTGTAATTCAGGTGTAATAGAAGGTGATTCTGGAAGCACAGTTTCTCTTGATCATGCTGCAAATGTTGAGCTGCTCTAGAGGAATCAGCCGCTGTTTCACTGCTGTCCTTGAAATAGTGAGTAATGACAAGGGGCATCTGCTACTGCTCCCTCTTCCTTGCACACTATAAACAGTGCAGAACAAAGGGCCTTGTTTTCTGGCTTTCCTCTTGCTCAGGTCTGTCCCTCTAAAAATATTGCACAGAATAGGTAGGAGGATGAAGAAAGAACACTGATTTGTAGCTATAAAATGAATAGGCAGGACAAAGTCTACTTCCCATGTCACCTTGGTACTCCAAAGCACAGCTTGGTTCCTTTTTAATGTCTGGAATCAGTGTCAGCTGAGCCATCCTGTTGACTGGGAACCCTCCATGTCTCTGGAGAACAGCCAACTTTACCGAGTAGGGAAGATTCTGCCGGGGCATCTTGGAGGCTTAAAAGCAAATGACGCTGGACAGGGAACTCATGTCGTTTCCTAGCAGCAAATATTATGTGTCTCTCTCTAGGTGGTAGTCGGGCTCTTTTGTTCTGATACCagttctaaaaagaaaagaaatagcatcTATCAAATTTACTGATGTGGTATTATTCCACAATGCACTTGTGTAACATGGGAGAGAATTTTGTAGCTAAGCCTAATTTCAGCATTATCACTGATTTTCTTCCTGACCTTGAATAAGACATGAAAAATAAGGGCAGTCCTTCCTGGGGCTGCATGTGGGATTATGGAAGTCGTGCACTGCACGACTGCAAAATCTCAACCATCTCCACAGTTGGTAGTGGCACTTCTGACATGTGAACCTAGCTAGGCCTTCAAAATCTGCCCCCAAACCTGTAATCTTTTGCATTTAAAGGAATTGATTACCAGCTGCTCCCTAAACACACTGAAGTTTTTTCCACATCTTTATTTTACTCCAGCTGCACACCAAAATGAGTTTATGGCTCCATATATTCTaagttatgtttttaaatttattattttgaaaggcTACACATGAAGAGTTTGAGTCATAACTGTATAGTTAATATGTGACCCTCAGTATTCCATTAACACCTCTggtctccatattttttaattctccctAAAATGAGGATACTTATTCATGCCAACCAGAATCCCCAGGTCTTTGGGGAAGGTGGAAATGATAAAATGCTTTTTTAGACAATCCATCCTAATAAACCATGGTTGCTGTAAGCAGTTGGAGCCATGAAGTGTAAGCCACAGTGTCTGGGGGCCGTTTGCCACTGTTCACTTCTGGAACCACATCCATGAACTTCCTGTTATAAATCTATCCCTTTGAGAAGTATAGAGGATTTTTGAAATTGAATAAAAAGTATCTTCACCTTGAGAAACCCAGTGGTCCAGAAATGTAAAGAAAACACAGTATAAGAGTGTTTAAATATTTGACCAGCCTTTCAATTCTTTCCTAGTTAGTACCTtatccagattttctgtttacttGTATGAATAcattgatttgtattttccttgaAATGTTTCCAGCTCATGAAACTTAATATAACATAGTTATTAACATAGCATTTACCTTTTCTTTTATCCTCAAAAGCTACTCTTAATTCCCCTTCTTATTTTCCCTAAGatgattttttcctattgtcaAGCAACCAATAAATTCAATCATCTATAGACAATTacagaacaaagaaaacataGACATTTTCTTAATTGTATGTATACAAAACCAATACAACTCCAGTAAAATTTCATGCAGCTATTACCAATCACTTCCAAAACAATCATATCAGAGATTCCCAAATAAAATACTGGTTCATGCAATAAACAGTTTTGAAGCACCTACCAAAGCTGTGGGGGATTATACCAAGAGGTGGACCTATCAAGCCAAGTCCATCTCCTGCTTCAGAGATGTGTACCAACTTATTACCATCTCCTCTTGGGAAGTTTAATTGGCATGCCAAACTGAACACATCCAAAGTGAAACTCCTAATGCCTGTGGCATAAAACCACTCCTTTCTCAGGTCTACCCTATCTTAAAGGCAACTCCAATCTTCCATTCTCTTAAGGTCTATGTTTTGCATCCCTTCATACTAGATATGTAGTGAGAGAATGCAGAGATCTCTTAGCAAACTATCATATCAGCTCCACTTTCAAAATGATGAATGTCTTCCCAATTCTCTATACTTCCACAGCCAGCAGCCTGGTCTAAACCA from Manis pentadactyla isolate mManPen7 chromosome 8, mManPen7.hap1, whole genome shotgun sequence includes:
- the LOC118931512 gene encoding LOW QUALITY PROTEIN: cytoplasmic polyadenylated homeobox-like protein (The sequence of the model RefSeq protein was modified relative to this genomic sequence to represent the inferred CDS: substituted 1 base at 1 genomic stop codon); translation: MASNGSPIEEYGYNEVKKRKWGKEKGRPRHKFTKDELHILNLAFEDNPYPDFTTRKELAEQLHCQVYVIDNWYQNKRARLPPRERHIIFAARKRHEFPVQRHLLLSLQDAPAESSLLGKVGCSPETWRVPSQQDGSADTDSRHLPLGKDTQRAAEXPKSQMQQLWGEGSAEVCFWDQESGSIILFLSFRKNSHSLSSHPYSSPRQRPFQSQCISTNFRKAP